TGACGAGGCCCGGCGGTTGCAGGACGCGGTACGAGTTGGAGTGAAGCGTCACGGTGTCAATGACCTCGATGTCGCCGGCAAGACGGGGCGGCGCGACGGGGAAGGTCGCGAAGATCACGAGGCCGATCGCGCCGGAGAAGAGAAACGCGTTCCGGTAGAGCCGGTAGAGGTCGGGCCGGGACATGAAGAGCCAGGTCGCGACGGTGATAATCACGGGCCAATGGCCCCAGACGTAGATCCAGTTGAAGAAGTCAACGAGCAACGGATGCGGGAGAATCGCGGCCTGCCACGCCGGCTCCCAGAGGATGCCCAACTTGCGTTCGAAGGCGACGACCCGGTCTGCGTTGATCAGCGCCTGCGCTTCGGCGCCCTGGGTGACGCCGCGCACGGCGAAATAGGCGAAGTAGGCGAAGACGACGAGCGAAATTTCGCGGCCGAACCCGACGCGATCGAGGGTCGCTCGATTTCTATAGATGATGAAGGCAAAGATCCCTGCGACGAGCGTCCAGCGCACACTCTTGAGAAGGAGTGCATCCATCGCTACGATCGCTTCCTTGAACTTGGCCGGACGATCCTAACACGAAGCACGTTATTTGGGGATAGTGCGATT
The Dehalococcoidia bacterium DNA segment above includes these coding regions:
- a CDS encoding phosphatase PAP2 family protein yields the protein MDALLLKSVRWTLVAGIFAFIIYRNRATLDRVGFGREISLVVFAYFAYFAVRGVTQGAEAQALINADRVVAFERKLGILWEPAWQAAILPHPLLVDFFNWIYVWGHWPVIITVATWLFMSRPDLYRLYRNAFLFSGAIGLVIFATFPVAPPRLAGDIEVIDTVTLHSNSYRVLQPPGLVNQYAAVPSLHFGWNMLLGIAIVTAARSRWVKLVGAVIPPIMFLAIVLTANHYIIDAVAGAAVAGVGLWLAWSGARDGPSGQYADAY